In Methanobacterium spitsbergense, the following proteins share a genomic window:
- the guaB gene encoding IMP dehydrogenase codes for MFSEKLNNAPMGYTFDDFLMLPSVSSVEPKDVKTTTQISRNYRINIPIISSAMDTVTEAEMAIALAQEGGLGIIHRNMTINEQINEIKKVKRSGDLTIRDVITISPDASIKEAQEIMDEEEISGLPVVEEGIVVGIISRRDVKPIINSDPQGKVSDIMTEDVVTVSESTTPEEALDIAYENKVERLPVVDDGVIVGILTMRDILERKNFPNASRDGKGRFLVAAATGPFDLERAMALDDAGADIIAIDCAHAHKPSIINFAKTMKDNIDADLIMGNIATSQAAEDLLAAEVDGLKVGIGPGSICTTRIIAGVGVPQLTAISSVADVAKEYEIPVIADGGIRYSGDVAKALAVGADAVMLGSLLAGTHESPGDIVIMNGRKFKQYRGMGSLGAMTGGVGAGTDRYFQEVKGPMKHAKLVPEGVEGVVPYKGPANEILFQLIGGIKASFGYCGAIDIKDMQKKAKFVRITSSGMTESHPHDLTITNESPNYPTTRLM; via the coding sequence ATGTTCTCTGAAAAACTAAATAATGCACCAATGGGGTACACATTCGATGATTTTTTAATGTTACCATCTGTATCGTCTGTTGAACCGAAGGATGTTAAAACTACGACCCAAATTTCAAGAAATTATAGAATAAACATTCCAATAATAAGCTCAGCAATGGACACTGTAACAGAGGCTGAAATGGCAATAGCACTGGCACAGGAAGGAGGTCTAGGTATAATACACCGAAACATGACCATTAATGAGCAAATTAATGAGATTAAGAAAGTTAAAAGATCTGGAGACCTTACAATAAGGGATGTTATAACTATAAGTCCCGATGCTTCAATAAAAGAAGCACAAGAAATTATGGATGAGGAAGAGATAAGCGGACTTCCTGTTGTTGAAGAAGGTATTGTAGTTGGTATAATAAGTAGAAGAGATGTTAAACCTATTATAAATTCTGATCCACAAGGTAAAGTTTCTGATATAATGACAGAAGATGTGGTTACAGTTTCAGAATCCACAACACCAGAAGAGGCCCTTGATATTGCCTACGAAAACAAAGTTGAAAGACTTCCAGTTGTTGATGATGGAGTAATAGTAGGTATACTTACAATGAGGGATATTCTGGAACGTAAAAATTTCCCAAATGCTTCACGTGATGGTAAAGGTAGATTTTTGGTAGCAGCTGCCACAGGTCCATTTGATCTTGAACGTGCAATGGCTCTTGATGATGCAGGAGCAGATATAATTGCAATAGATTGTGCACATGCCCATAAACCAAGCATTATAAACTTTGCCAAAACAATGAAAGACAATATTGATGCAGACCTGATTATGGGTAACATAGCAACAAGTCAAGCAGCTGAAGACCTTTTGGCAGCAGAAGTTGATGGTCTAAAAGTTGGTATTGGACCAGGATCCATATGTACAACCAGGATTATAGCAGGAGTTGGAGTTCCTCAGTTAACAGCCATATCCAGTGTAGCAGATGTTGCAAAGGAATATGAAATTCCGGTAATTGCTGATGGTGGTATAAGATACTCTGGAGATGTTGCTAAAGCACTTGCAGTAGGTGCAGATGCAGTTATGCTCGGAAGTTTACTTGCAGGAACTCATGAATCACCAGGTGATATTGTTATAATGAACGGTAGAAAATTCAAACAATACAGGGGAATGGGTTCATTAGGTGCAATGACAGGTGGTGTTGGTGCAGGAACAGACCGTTACTTCCAGGAAGTTAAAGGCCCAATGAAACATGCAAAACTTGTTCCTGAAGGAGTTGAAGGAGTGGTGCCTTATAAAGGTCCTGCAAATGAAATACTTTTCCAGTTAATAGGAGGAATTAAAGCTTCATTTGGCTACTGTGGTGCAATAGATATTAAAGATATGCAGAAAAAGGCGAAGTTTGTTAGGATAACATCGAGTGGTATGACTGAAAGCCATCCACATGACCTAACAATTACCAATGAAAGTCCTAACTATCCAACAACAAGATTAATGTAG
- a CDS encoding (5-formylfuran-3-yl)methyl phosphate synthase yields the protein MLLLISPINTEEALEAIEGGADIIDVKNPKEGSLGANFPWVIKDIRKMTPEGMHVSATLGDVPYKPGTVSLAATGAVVSGADYIKVGLYGTQNYDEALEVMENVVKSVRAYDKDALVVASGYADAHRVGAVDPMEIPRVAADSGADLAMVDTAVKDGKTLFDFMDKVKLQEFNNMIHDYGIKSALAGSVKKDQLQLLYEIGCDVVGIRGAACTGGDRNNGTIHRTSVHELKNMIENF from the coding sequence TTGCTTCTCTTAATTAGTCCAATTAACACTGAAGAGGCACTCGAAGCTATAGAAGGTGGTGCCGATATAATAGATGTCAAAAATCCCAAGGAGGGATCTTTGGGTGCAAACTTCCCATGGGTAATCAAAGATATTAGAAAAATGACTCCTGAGGGAATGCATGTAAGTGCAACTTTAGGTGATGTACCTTACAAACCCGGTACAGTATCTTTAGCAGCAACTGGGGCTGTGGTTTCTGGAGCAGATTACATAAAAGTTGGGCTTTATGGAACTCAAAATTATGATGAAGCTTTGGAAGTAATGGAAAATGTTGTTAAATCTGTGAGAGCATATGATAAAGATGCCCTTGTTGTTGCATCTGGATATGCCGATGCACACAGGGTAGGTGCTGTAGATCCAATGGAAATACCGCGAGTGGCTGCAGATTCAGGAGCAGATCTGGCAATGGTAGACACTGCTGTGAAAGATGGTAAAACACTTTTTGATTTTATGGATAAGGTTAAACTTCAGGAATTCAACAACATGATTCATGATTACGGGATTAAATCAGCCCTTGCAGGTTCTGTTAAGAAAGATCAACTCCAATTATTATATGAAATTGGTTGTGATGTTGTTGGTATTAGAGGAGCAGCTTGTACCGGTGGAGATAGAAATAATGGAACTATACACCGCACTTCTGTACATGAATTAAAAAATATGATAGAAAACTTTTAA